The Desulfuromonadaceae bacterium genome includes the window GCGCCTGGCAGGAAATCTGTTAAGCACATTTGTCAAAACAATAATTATGATTTTATGGTTGTCAAGACCCTGTAATGGCATTTTTTAAAAGCAATATTTTTGAGAAATTCCATCTCTCCTGTTCTCGATTCGGTGACGTTTGTTGCGCATCACGAGGGGTTACGGACAAAGAAGAACGTCAGTTCCCCAGTGGGCTTAACAGGTCGAGTAACGACTGATCGATCGGCTTCAGCCCGGAGTCCAGAACCTTGTTGAGATCGACCCTCACCAACTGCGTGCAGCTGAGCGCGAGCATTATTCCCGATTCCCCCTGGATCAGTGCCTCGACCGCCGCTACTCCGAACCGCGCGGCGAGCAGCCGATCAAAGGTCGAGGGTGAACCACCGCGCTGGTAGTGCCCCAGAACCATGATGCGGGTTTCGAAACCGACGCAGTCCTTGATCTGGTCGGCGATCTCCCGCGCGCTGGCGACCCCCTCGGAAACCAGAATCAATGAATTGTCACGCCCTTCCGTGAAGCGCTGGTTGAGTTTGCGGCATATTTCGTCAATGGCGTAGGGTTGCTCCGGGATCAGTGCGAACTCGGCACCGCAGGTGATGGCCGCCGCGATCGCCAGATAACCGCAGTTACGTCCCATCGTTTCGACGACAAAGGTACGGTCATGCGATGAAGCCGTGTCCTTCAAACAATCGACGGCGTAGCGGATATTGTTGAGGGCGGTATCGACGCCGAGGGACATGTCGGTGCAGG containing:
- the pfkA gene encoding 6-phosphofructokinase, producing the protein MKRIAVLTSGGDCSGMNAAIRGVVRTALANDMEVIGIMKGYAGLIEGLHEPLTTRSVSGILQRGGTFLQSARCPAMLTPEGQQQALSTVRRLEVEGLVIIGGDGSLRGARVLHQLGVHTVGIPASIDNDIPCTDMSLGVDTALNNIRYAVDCLKDTASSHDRTFVVETMGRNCGYLAIAAAITCGAEFALIPEQPYAIDEICRKLNQRFTEGRDNSLILVSEGVASAREIADQIKDCVGFETRIMVLGHYQRGGSPSTFDRLLAARFGVAAVEALIQGESGIMLALSCTQLVRVDLNKVLDSGLKPIDQSLLDLLSPLGN